From the Kitasatospora viridis genome, one window contains:
- a CDS encoding cell division initiation protein: protein MQNRVDEIIAVVENARAMPMSASCVVNRAELVAMLRDLVDTLPAELAHAQSVMADHEQVVADARGEADRIIQGAHAERGSLISDTEVVRRAQAEADKLLAEAREEVAVKRQEADDYVDSKLANFEVVLTKTLGAVGRGRDKLRGGGGYEPEDGEEFQPAVSPSPEVDEYVDLKLATLQTVLSGTLEAVGRGRDKLLGKAPIDELGAYLAAADEAQQLKDRAEAVAAGFADGEDEQPWYRDPEPAAVPVAQTWPEQSPAEAGWQQQGGYPGQEYPAQPAHQPYAPAAEQGGYAQDGYGTAYDPAAAAYGHGQYGYQQPEHADPYAAGYTGYPEQAAYQQQIPPQPGYQPQAPYEYQQGGQPALDETSFFDTSMIDMTRLRELGGR, encoded by the coding sequence GTGCAGAACAGAGTCGACGAGATCATCGCCGTGGTCGAGAACGCCCGGGCGATGCCCATGTCGGCCTCCTGCGTGGTGAACCGGGCCGAACTCGTGGCCATGCTGCGCGACCTCGTCGACACGCTGCCGGCGGAGCTGGCGCACGCCCAGTCGGTGATGGCCGACCACGAGCAGGTGGTGGCCGACGCCCGCGGCGAGGCCGACCGGATCATCCAGGGCGCGCACGCCGAGCGCGGCTCGCTGATCTCCGACACCGAGGTGGTCCGCCGGGCCCAGGCCGAGGCGGACAAGCTCCTCGCCGAGGCCCGCGAGGAGGTCGCGGTCAAGCGCCAGGAGGCCGACGACTACGTCGACTCCAAGCTGGCCAACTTCGAGGTCGTGCTCACCAAGACCCTCGGAGCGGTCGGCCGGGGCCGGGACAAGCTGCGCGGCGGGGGCGGCTACGAGCCGGAGGACGGCGAGGAGTTCCAGCCCGCGGTGAGCCCCAGCCCGGAGGTCGACGAGTACGTCGACCTCAAGCTGGCCACCCTGCAGACGGTGCTCAGCGGCACCCTGGAGGCGGTCGGCCGGGGCCGGGACAAGCTGCTCGGCAAGGCCCCGATCGACGAGCTCGGCGCCTACCTGGCCGCCGCCGACGAGGCGCAGCAGCTCAAGGACCGGGCCGAGGCGGTGGCCGCCGGCTTCGCCGACGGCGAGGACGAGCAGCCCTGGTACCGCGACCCGGAGCCGGCCGCCGTGCCGGTGGCCCAGACCTGGCCGGAGCAGAGCCCGGCCGAGGCCGGCTGGCAGCAGCAGGGCGGCTACCCCGGCCAGGAGTACCCGGCCCAGCCCGCCCACCAGCCCTACGCCCCGGCCGCCGAGCAGGGCGGCTACGCCCAGGACGGCTACGGCACGGCCTACGACCCGGCGGCCGCCGCCTACGGGCACGGCCAGTACGGCTACCAGCAGCCCGAGCACGCCGACCCGTACGCGGCCGGCTACACCGGCTACCCGGAGCAGGCCGCCTACCAGCAGCAGATCCCGCCGCAGCCCGGCTACCAGCCGCAGGCGCCGTACGAGTACCAGCAGGGCGGTCAGCCGGCCCTGGACGAGACAAGCTTCTTCGACACCAGCATGATCGACATGACCAGGCTGCGTGAGCTGGGCGGCCGCTGA
- the rpmF gene encoding 50S ribosomal protein L32, translated as MAVPKRKMSRSNTRHRRSNWKAVVPALVACDRCHEPKLGHIACPSCGTYNRRQVLSV; from the coding sequence GTGGCTGTTCCGAAGCGGAAGATGTCGCGCAGCAACACGCGCCACCGCCGTAGCAACTGGAAGGCCGTCGTCCCGGCCCTCGTGGCGTGCGACCGCTGCCACGAGCCGAAGCTCGGCCACATCGCGTGCCCGAGCTGCGGCACGTACAACCGTCGCCAGGTCCTCTCGGTCTGA
- the rnc gene encoding ribonuclease III: MSDAHSSRKSGPRKSGGEPGSGPASTAYDVLEGRLGYTLERALLVRALTHRSFAYENGGLPTNERLEFLGDSVLGLVVTDTLYRIHPDVPEGTLAKLRAAVVNSRALAEVGRGLELGTFIRLGKGEEGTGGRDKSSILADTVEAVIGAVYLDQGLDAATEFVHRLFDPLIAESSQLGAGLDWKTSLQELTASVGIGVPEYVVEESGPDHEKTFNAAARVAGEAFGSGTGRSKKEAEQKAAESAWRAIKAKYGDNAAPAA; this comes from the coding sequence ATGTCGGACGCTCACTCCTCCCGCAAGTCGGGCCCCCGCAAAAGCGGTGGTGAACCGGGCAGCGGGCCGGCCTCGACCGCATACGACGTCCTGGAAGGGCGCCTCGGGTACACGCTCGAGCGCGCCCTTCTGGTACGTGCCCTGACCCACCGGTCGTTCGCCTACGAGAACGGCGGCCTGCCCACCAACGAGCGCCTGGAGTTCCTCGGCGACTCGGTGCTGGGACTGGTGGTCACCGACACCCTCTACCGCATCCACCCGGATGTGCCGGAGGGCACCCTCGCCAAGCTGCGCGCCGCGGTGGTGAACTCGCGCGCGCTCGCCGAGGTCGGCCGCGGTCTCGAACTGGGGACCTTCATCCGGCTCGGCAAGGGCGAGGAGGGCACCGGCGGCCGGGACAAGTCCTCGATCCTCGCGGACACCGTCGAGGCCGTGATCGGCGCCGTCTACCTCGACCAGGGGCTGGACGCCGCCACCGAGTTCGTGCACCGCCTCTTCGACCCGCTGATCGCGGAGTCCTCGCAGCTGGGCGCCGGCCTGGACTGGAAGACCAGCCTGCAGGAGCTGACCGCCTCGGTCGGCATCGGCGTGCCCGAGTACGTGGTCGAGGAGTCCGGTCCGGACCACGAGAAGACCTTCAACGCGGCGGCCCGGGTGGCCGGCGAGGCCTTCGGCAGCGGCACCGGCCGCTCCAAGAAGGAGGCCGAGCAGAAGGCCGCCGAGAGCGCCTGGCGCGCGATCAAGGCCAAGTACGGCGACAACGCCGCACCCGCCGCCTGA
- a CDS encoding winged helix-turn-helix transcriptional regulator, protein MTTDPAAKQPGRPCSIAAALQVLGEKWALLAVRELFYGNHRFERIVRNTGAPRDRLTARLRALEEAGVVERRQYQERPARFEYHLTEAGQELAPVAHALRVWGDRWAVDEPPVTLHHHGHPVDAVWTCRSCGEELARDGLELEIHSPGWRREGPVED, encoded by the coding sequence GTGACCACCGACCCCGCAGCCAAGCAGCCCGGCCGCCCCTGCTCGATCGCCGCCGCCCTCCAGGTGCTGGGCGAGAAGTGGGCCCTGCTCGCGGTCCGCGAGCTGTTCTACGGCAATCACCGGTTCGAACGGATCGTCCGCAACACCGGCGCCCCGCGCGACCGCCTCACCGCCCGGCTGCGGGCGCTGGAGGAGGCCGGAGTGGTGGAGCGCCGGCAGTACCAGGAGCGGCCGGCGCGGTTCGAGTACCACCTCACCGAGGCCGGCCAGGAGCTCGCCCCGGTCGCCCACGCGCTGCGGGTCTGGGGCGACCGCTGGGCGGTGGACGAGCCCCCGGTCACCCTGCACCACCACGGCCACCCGGTGGACGCGGTCTGGACCTGCCGCAGCTGCGGCGAGGAACTCGCCCGGGACGGCCTGGAGCTGGAGATCCACTCGCCGGGCTGGCGGCGCGAGGGTCCGGTGGAGGACTGA
- a CDS encoding YceD family protein, with the protein MNRLDHRDPLVFDTHELGRRPGSMRTVSRTLPAPEALGIEDVIGVPVGSEIELELRLESVVEGVLVTGTAEAHVTGECVRCLEPVEDDIDVEFQELYYYPETDERGRVSSQDGESDEDEEETYRLEGDFFDLQPVLRDAVVLELPLQPVCREDCLGLCSECGALLNDDPDHHHDAADPRWAALQGLSAGHGDEGDNTSDTREGLAENQEK; encoded by the coding sequence GTGAACCGCCTCGACCACCGCGACCCGCTCGTGTTCGACACGCATGAGCTCGGCCGTCGCCCCGGGTCGATGCGCACGGTCTCCCGGACCCTCCCGGCGCCCGAGGCGCTCGGCATCGAGGACGTCATCGGCGTCCCGGTCGGCAGCGAGATCGAGCTGGAGCTCCGCCTGGAGTCCGTGGTCGAGGGGGTGCTCGTGACGGGCACCGCCGAGGCGCACGTGACCGGCGAGTGCGTCCGCTGCCTGGAGCCCGTCGAGGACGACATCGACGTCGAGTTCCAGGAGCTGTACTACTACCCGGAGACCGACGAGCGCGGCCGGGTGTCCTCGCAGGACGGCGAGTCCGACGAGGACGAGGAAGAGACTTACCGGTTGGAGGGCGATTTCTTCGACCTCCAGCCGGTGCTGCGTGACGCGGTGGTGCTCGAACTGCCGCTGCAGCCGGTGTGCCGGGAAGACTGCCTGGGCCTGTGCTCCGAGTGCGGGGCACTGCTCAACGACGACCCGGACCACCACCACGATGCCGCCGACCCCCGGTGGGCGGCTTTGCAGGGACTCTCCGCCGGCCACGGCGACGAGGGTGACAACACCAGCGACACCCGTGAGGGTCTCGCGGAGAACCAGGAGAAGTAG
- the mutM gene encoding bifunctional DNA-formamidopyrimidine glycosylase/DNA-(apurinic or apyrimidinic site) lyase has product MPELPEVEVVRRGLARWVTGRTVAEAQVLHPRAVRRQVGGAADFAAQLVGRTLGAAERRGKYLWLPAGDGLAMLGHLGMSGQLLVQEPEQPDETHLRVRLRFTDGRRELRFVDQRTFGHLAVEEADPDGLPASLAHIARDPLDPLFDEQRFFTELRAKRTTVKRALLDQTLVSGVGNIYADEALWRSKLHYERPTATLTRPLAATLLGNAREVMTAALAVGGTSFDSLYVNVNGESGYFSRSLDAYGREGEPCYRCATPIRRAAWMNRSSYFCPRCQRLPRQRAA; this is encoded by the coding sequence GTGCCCGAACTGCCCGAGGTCGAGGTGGTCCGGCGCGGCCTGGCCCGCTGGGTCACCGGCCGCACCGTCGCCGAGGCGCAGGTGCTGCACCCGCGCGCGGTCCGCCGACAGGTCGGCGGCGCCGCCGACTTCGCCGCCCAGCTGGTCGGCCGCACCCTCGGCGCGGCCGAGCGGCGCGGCAAGTACCTGTGGTTGCCGGCCGGCGACGGCCTGGCCATGCTCGGCCACCTCGGGATGAGCGGCCAGCTGCTGGTGCAGGAGCCGGAGCAGCCGGACGAGACCCACCTGCGGGTCCGGCTGCGGTTCACCGACGGCAGGCGCGAGCTGCGCTTCGTGGACCAGCGCACCTTCGGCCACCTCGCGGTGGAGGAGGCGGACCCGGACGGCCTGCCGGCCTCGCTCGCCCACATCGCCCGCGACCCGCTGGACCCGCTCTTCGACGAGCAGCGGTTCTTCACCGAGCTGCGCGCCAAGCGCACCACCGTCAAGCGGGCGCTGCTGGACCAGACCCTGGTCAGCGGGGTCGGCAACATCTACGCCGACGAGGCGCTCTGGCGCTCCAAGCTGCACTACGAGCGCCCGACCGCGACCCTGACCCGCCCGCTGGCCGCCACCCTGCTGGGCAACGCCCGCGAGGTGATGACGGCCGCGCTGGCGGTCGGCGGCACCAGCTTCGACAGCCTCTACGTCAACGTGAACGGCGAGAGCGGCTACTTCTCCCGCTCGCTGGACGCCTACGGGCGGGAGGGCGAGCCCTGCTACCGCTGCGCCACGCCGATCCGGCGGGCCGCCTGGATGAACCGCTCCAGCTACTTCTGCCCGCGCTGCCAGCGCCTGCCGCGCCAGCGCGCCGCCTGA
- a CDS encoding bifunctional DNA primase/polymerase produces the protein MDNLFGDLRFGARRRSRATACQAAAEYAGRWGWTVTLGGPARSSGGPCRCGRPHCAAPGLHPLPGEPARELPPGATPHEVRALWDGGPDGSVLLPVGRRFDVLDVPEQAGLRALVRLERMGTQVGPVLAAPTGRLFFFVARGTAELLPDLLYRMGWDDAALDLVGHGEGGYLAAPPTVLPGLGPLRWLRHPCRESAARPPQARLLLGTLAYACHRGRERAVAAEPAWLAS, from the coding sequence ATGGACAACCTGTTCGGCGATCTGAGGTTCGGCGCCCGCCGCCGCAGCCGCGCCACCGCGTGCCAGGCCGCGGCCGAGTACGCCGGCCGCTGGGGCTGGACGGTGACCCTCGGCGGACCGGCCCGGTCCTCCGGCGGGCCGTGCCGGTGCGGCCGGCCGCACTGCGCCGCCCCCGGGCTGCACCCGCTGCCCGGCGAACCGGCCCGCGAGCTGCCGCCCGGCGCCACCCCGCACGAGGTCCGCGCCCTGTGGGACGGCGGACCGGACGGCTCGGTGCTGCTGCCGGTCGGCCGCCGCTTCGACGTGCTGGACGTGCCGGAGCAGGCCGGCCTGCGCGCCCTGGTCCGGCTGGAGCGGATGGGCACCCAGGTCGGCCCGGTGCTGGCCGCGCCCACCGGGCGGCTGTTCTTCTTCGTCGCCCGGGGCACCGCCGAGCTGCTGCCCGACCTGCTCTACCGGATGGGCTGGGACGACGCCGCGCTGGACCTGGTCGGCCACGGCGAGGGCGGCTACCTGGCCGCGCCGCCGACCGTGCTGCCCGGGCTGGGCCCGCTGCGCTGGCTGCGCCACCCCTGCCGGGAGAGCGCGGCCCGGCCGCCGCAGGCCCGGCTGCTGCTCGGCACCCTGGCCTACGCCTGCCACCGCGGCCGGGAGCGCGCGGTGGCCGCCGAGCCGGCCTGGCTGGCCTCCTGA
- the ftsY gene encoding signal recognition particle-docking protein FtsY, with protein sequence MEYVILAVVIAVIAVGAVAGLVVSGRRRKELPPKSTATITPPAAPAEPQVGEEAAPPREEPVKTVEEVELPAERAGTVEAEPEITPEQVAEAPAVEVPEPTAGRLVRLRSRLSRSQNALGKGLLTLLSRDRLDEDTWEEIEDTLITADIGVAPTQELVDRLRTRVKVLGTRTPDELRALLHEELVALIGTDSDRSLRTAKHEDGRPAVVLVVGVNGVGKTTTSGKLGRVLVADGRKVVLGAADTFRAAAADQLQTWGERVGARTVRGPEGGDPASVAFDAVKEGIAEGADTVLVDTAGRLHTKTGLMDELGKVKRVVEKHGPVDEVLLVLDATTGQNGLVQARVFAEVVEITGIVLTKLDGTAKGGIVVQVQRELGVPVKLIGLGEGADDLAPFEPAAFVDALIGD encoded by the coding sequence ATGGAATACGTGATCCTTGCCGTAGTCATCGCCGTGATCGCCGTTGGTGCGGTCGCCGGCCTCGTCGTCAGCGGCAGACGACGTAAGGAACTGCCCCCGAAGTCGACGGCGACCATCACGCCGCCGGCGGCCCCGGCCGAGCCGCAGGTCGGTGAGGAGGCCGCGCCGCCGCGCGAGGAGCCGGTCAAGACCGTCGAGGAGGTCGAGCTTCCGGCCGAGCGGGCCGGGACGGTCGAGGCCGAGCCGGAGATCACCCCCGAGCAGGTCGCCGAGGCGCCCGCCGTCGAGGTGCCGGAGCCGACCGCCGGCCGGCTGGTGCGGCTGCGCTCGCGGCTGTCCCGCTCGCAGAACGCGCTCGGCAAGGGCCTGCTGACCCTGCTCTCCCGCGACCGGCTGGACGAGGACACCTGGGAGGAGATCGAGGACACCCTGATCACCGCCGACATCGGTGTCGCCCCCACCCAGGAGCTGGTCGACCGGCTGCGCACCCGGGTCAAGGTGCTCGGCACCCGCACCCCGGACGAGCTGCGCGCCCTGCTGCACGAGGAGCTGGTCGCGCTGATCGGCACCGACAGCGACCGCTCGCTGCGCACCGCCAAGCACGAGGACGGCCGCCCGGCGGTGGTCCTGGTGGTCGGCGTCAACGGCGTCGGCAAGACCACCACCTCGGGCAAGCTCGGCCGGGTGCTGGTGGCCGACGGCCGCAAGGTGGTGCTGGGCGCGGCCGACACCTTCCGCGCCGCCGCCGCCGACCAGCTGCAGACCTGGGGCGAGCGGGTGGGCGCCCGCACGGTGCGCGGCCCGGAGGGCGGCGACCCGGCCTCGGTGGCCTTCGACGCCGTCAAGGAGGGCATCGCCGAGGGTGCGGACACCGTGCTGGTCGACACCGCCGGCCGGCTGCACACCAAGACCGGCCTGATGGACGAGCTCGGCAAGGTCAAGCGGGTGGTGGAGAAGCACGGCCCGGTCGACGAGGTGCTGCTGGTGCTGGACGCCACCACCGGCCAGAACGGCCTGGTGCAGGCCCGGGTCTTCGCCGAGGTCGTGGAGATCACCGGCATCGTGCTGACCAAGCTGGACGGCACCGCCAAGGGCGGCATCGTGGTCCAGGTGCAGCGCGAGCTGGGCGTGCCGGTCAAGCTGATCGGCCTGGGCGAGGGCGCCGACGACCTGGCGCCGTTCGAGCCCGCCGCCTTCGTGGACGCGCTGATCGGCGACTGA
- a CDS encoding DUF6542 domain-containing protein gives MAGQRSSSLTDDSPRRARARAALPAPRRGPDGPAPDRRRGRPPGRTRTRTRRPAPRAVLTGSLVLPVLGALLDELRGAAPGGVFAVLTVLGAVGAAWLATRAGWWWVLTAIAPVVLASTAGAELLAGREDYGDVKALAAAAAKWAVHGFPVMVSALLAAAAAVGLRLWLERGGRGGRAAC, from the coding sequence ATGGCCGGGCAACGCTCGTCCTCGCTGACCGACGACTCCCCCAGGCGCGCCCGCGCCCGGGCCGCCCTGCCCGCCCCGCGGCGCGGTCCGGACGGTCCGGCGCCGGACCGGCGGCGCGGCCGGCCGCCCGGTCGCACCCGCACCAGGACGCGCCGCCCCGCACCGCGCGCGGTGCTCACCGGCTCGCTGGTGCTGCCGGTGCTGGGCGCCCTGCTGGACGAGCTGCGCGGAGCCGCGCCCGGCGGCGTCTTCGCGGTGCTGACCGTGCTGGGCGCGGTCGGGGCGGCCTGGCTGGCCACCCGGGCCGGCTGGTGGTGGGTGCTCACCGCGATCGCCCCGGTGGTGCTCGCCAGCACCGCCGGCGCCGAACTACTGGCCGGCCGGGAGGACTACGGCGACGTCAAGGCGCTGGCCGCCGCGGCCGCGAAGTGGGCGGTGCACGGCTTCCCGGTGATGGTCTCGGCCCTGCTGGCGGCCGCGGCGGCGGTCGGACTGCGGCTCTGGCTGGAGCGCGGCGGCCGGGGCGGGCGGGCCGCCTGCTGA
- the smc gene encoding chromosome segregation protein SMC encodes MHLKSLTLRGFKSFASATTLRFEPGITCVVGPNGSGKSNVVDALSWVMGEQGAKTLRGGKMEDVIFAGTSGRAPLGRAEVSLTIDNTDGALPIDYAEVTITRTMFRNGGSEYALNGETCRLLDIQELLSDSGIGREMHVIVGQGRLDSVLHADPQGRRAFIEEAAGVLKHRKRKEKALRKLDSMAANLNRVQDLVGELRRQLGPLGRQARIARRAAGIQAELRDARLRLLADDVLTLRQAIAAEVADELALRLRRSTVEQELQAAQQREAVLEAQVEQLGPRLEEARQAWYRLSALGERTRGTIGLAEAKLRHATSGGEPERRGRDPEELAAEAERIREQEAALSEALESAEQALDQAVTERGALERELAAEEQRLRAAARAAADRREGLVRLQGQAAAAASRAAGAEAEIERLTAARDEAAERAEAAGAEYELLNERVAALESGDQQLEAEHEQAREELAGADRAVSAAREAAAGADRERAALTARHEALALGLRRKDGTGALLAAGDRLPGLLGPAAGLLTVTPGEETALAAALGAAADAVAVADLPAAAEALRLLRAEDAGRAALLVAGAPAEPAGEPGPLLAGARWAVALVDGPAELLPAVRTLLARTAVVADLDAARQLLAAHPGLTAVTADGDLLTAGLAQGGAAGAPSQLETQAAVDAAARRLDELAGHCAELTERLAQVQEQRRERAAELDRLAAERRGAEKQRAETAGALGRLGGQARAAAGEAERAQAALAKAEQGRQAALTAAEELAERLAVAEELAEQDEDEPDQGERDRLAEAGTRARQQELEARLAVRTHEERVRSLAGRAESLDRAARAEREARAKAAERARRAALEAGVAGAVLAGARQLLACLEVSTARAEAERARVEQARAERETALRAAREQGRGLKEELDKLVDAGHRDEVLRAEKRLRIEQLEAKALEEFGIEAEALLAEYGPEQLVPPRAPEEGEPAGEPVPFVRAEQERRLRAAEKAYQQLGKVNPLALEEFAALEERHKFLGEQLEDLKRSRRDLLEIVKDVDQRVEQLFTAAFHDTAAQFEGVFSRLFPGGEGRLVLTDPDDMLATGVEVEARPPGKKVKRLSLLSGGERSLTAVAMLVAIFKARPSPFYVMDEVEAALDETNLRRLIAIMEELRDSSQLIVITHQKLTMECADALYGVTMKGDGISQVISQRLREEHRERKVPMRQRVQEVQPA; translated from the coding sequence GTGCACCTGAAGAGCCTGACCCTGCGCGGATTCAAGTCCTTCGCCTCGGCCACCACGCTGCGCTTCGAGCCCGGCATCACCTGCGTGGTCGGGCCGAACGGCTCGGGCAAGTCCAACGTGGTGGACGCGCTGAGCTGGGTGATGGGCGAGCAGGGCGCCAAGACGCTGCGCGGCGGCAAGATGGAGGACGTCATCTTCGCCGGCACCAGCGGGCGCGCCCCGCTCGGCCGGGCCGAGGTCAGCCTCACCATCGACAACACCGACGGCGCCCTGCCGATCGACTACGCCGAGGTGACCATCACCCGGACCATGTTCCGCAACGGCGGCAGCGAGTACGCGCTGAACGGCGAGACCTGCCGGCTGCTGGACATCCAGGAACTGCTCTCCGACTCCGGCATCGGCCGGGAGATGCACGTGATCGTCGGTCAGGGCCGGCTGGACTCGGTGCTGCACGCCGACCCGCAGGGCCGCCGCGCCTTCATCGAGGAGGCGGCCGGCGTCCTCAAGCACCGCAAGCGCAAGGAGAAGGCGCTGCGGAAGCTGGACTCGATGGCCGCCAACCTCAACCGGGTCCAGGACCTGGTCGGCGAACTGCGCCGCCAGCTCGGCCCGCTCGGCCGGCAGGCCCGGATCGCCCGGCGGGCCGCCGGCATCCAGGCCGAACTGCGCGACGCCCGGCTGCGGCTGCTCGCCGACGACGTGCTGACCCTGCGTCAGGCCATAGCGGCCGAGGTGGCCGACGAGCTCGCGCTGCGGCTGCGCCGCTCCACCGTCGAGCAGGAACTGCAGGCCGCCCAGCAGCGCGAGGCGGTGCTGGAGGCCCAGGTCGAACAGCTCGGCCCGCGGCTGGAGGAGGCCCGACAGGCCTGGTACCGGCTCTCCGCGCTGGGGGAGCGGACCCGGGGCACCATTGGGCTGGCCGAGGCCAAGCTGCGGCACGCCACCAGCGGCGGCGAGCCGGAGCGGCGCGGGCGCGACCCGGAGGAGCTGGCGGCCGAGGCCGAGCGGATCCGCGAGCAGGAGGCCGCGCTCAGTGAGGCGCTGGAGTCCGCCGAACAGGCCCTCGACCAGGCCGTCACCGAACGCGGCGCACTGGAGCGCGAGCTGGCCGCCGAGGAGCAGCGGCTGCGGGCCGCCGCCCGGGCCGCCGCCGACCGGCGCGAGGGCCTGGTCCGGTTGCAGGGCCAGGCCGCGGCCGCGGCCTCCCGGGCGGCCGGCGCCGAGGCCGAGATCGAACGGCTCACCGCCGCCCGCGACGAGGCCGCAGAGCGGGCCGAGGCCGCCGGCGCCGAGTACGAGCTGCTGAACGAGCGGGTCGCCGCGCTGGAGAGCGGCGACCAGCAGCTGGAGGCCGAGCACGAACAGGCGCGCGAAGAGCTGGCCGGCGCCGACCGGGCGGTGAGCGCCGCCCGCGAGGCCGCGGCCGGCGCCGACCGCGAGCGGGCCGCACTGACGGCCCGTCACGAGGCGCTGGCGCTCGGCCTGCGGCGCAAGGACGGCACCGGAGCCCTGCTCGCCGCCGGCGACCGGCTGCCCGGCCTGCTCGGACCCGCCGCCGGACTGCTCACCGTCACACCCGGCGAGGAGACCGCGCTCGCCGCGGCGCTCGGCGCCGCCGCCGACGCGGTGGCGGTGGCCGACCTGCCCGCCGCCGCCGAGGCGCTGCGGCTGCTCCGGGCCGAGGACGCCGGCCGGGCCGCGCTGCTGGTCGCCGGCGCCCCCGCGGAGCCCGCCGGGGAGCCCGGGCCGCTGCTGGCCGGGGCCCGCTGGGCCGTCGCGCTGGTCGACGGGCCGGCCGAACTGCTGCCCGCGGTGCGCACCCTGCTCGCCCGCACCGCCGTGGTGGCCGACCTGGACGCCGCCCGGCAGCTGCTCGCGGCCCACCCCGGACTCACCGCCGTCACCGCCGACGGAGACCTGCTCACCGCCGGCCTGGCCCAGGGCGGCGCGGCCGGCGCACCCAGCCAACTGGAGACCCAGGCGGCCGTGGACGCGGCCGCCCGCCGGCTCGACGAACTCGCCGGGCACTGCGCCGAACTGACCGAGCGCCTGGCGCAGGTCCAGGAGCAGCGCCGGGAGCGGGCGGCCGAGCTGGACCGGCTGGCCGCCGAGCGGCGCGGCGCCGAGAAGCAGCGCGCCGAGACCGCCGGCGCGCTCGGCCGGCTCGGCGGCCAGGCCCGGGCGGCGGCCGGCGAGGCCGAACGCGCCCAGGCCGCGCTGGCCAAGGCCGAGCAGGGCCGGCAGGCCGCGCTGACCGCCGCCGAGGAACTGGCCGAACGGCTCGCCGTCGCCGAGGAACTGGCCGAGCAGGACGAGGACGAGCCCGACCAGGGCGAGCGCGACCGGCTCGCCGAGGCCGGCACCCGGGCCCGCCAGCAGGAGCTGGAGGCCCGGCTCGCCGTGCGCACCCACGAGGAGCGGGTCCGCTCGCTGGCCGGCCGGGCCGAGAGCCTGGACCGGGCCGCCAGGGCCGAGCGGGAGGCCCGGGCCAAGGCCGCCGAACGGGCCCGCCGGGCCGCGCTGGAGGCCGGGGTGGCCGGCGCGGTGCTGGCCGGCGCCCGCCAACTGCTCGCCTGCCTGGAGGTGTCCACCGCCCGGGCGGAGGCCGAGCGGGCCCGGGTCGAACAGGCCAGGGCGGAGCGCGAGACCGCCCTGCGGGCCGCCCGCGAACAGGGCCGCGGCCTCAAGGAGGAGCTGGACAAGCTGGTCGACGCGGGCCACCGGGACGAGGTGCTGCGGGCCGAGAAGCGGCTGCGGATCGAGCAGTTGGAGGCCAAGGCGCTGGAGGAGTTCGGCATCGAGGCCGAGGCGCTGCTGGCCGAGTACGGGCCGGAGCAGCTCGTGCCGCCGCGGGCGCCGGAGGAGGGGGAGCCGGCCGGCGAACCGGTTCCGTTCGTGCGGGCCGAGCAGGAGCGCCGGCTGCGCGCCGCCGAGAAGGCCTACCAGCAGCTCGGCAAGGTGAACCCGCTGGCGCTGGAGGAGTTCGCCGCGTTGGAGGAGCGGCACAAGTTCCTCGGCGAGCAGCTGGAGGACCTCAAGCGCAGCCGCCGGGACCTGCTGGAGATCGTCAAGGACGTGGACCAGCGGGTGGAGCAGCTCTTCACCGCGGCCTTCCACGACACCGCAGCCCAGTTCGAGGGCGTGTTCTCCCGGCTCTTCCCGGGCGGCGAGGGCCGGCTGGTGCTCACCGACCCGGACGACATGCTGGCCACCGGGGTGGAGGTGGAGGCCCGCCCGCCGGGCAAGAAGGTCAAGCGGCTCTCGCTGCTCTCCGGCGGCGAGCGCTCGCTCACCGCGGTGGCCATGCTGGTGGCCATCTTCAAGGCCCGGCCGAGCCCGTTCTACGTGATGGACGAGGTGGAGGCGGCGCTGGACGAGACCAACCTGCGCCGGCTGATCGCGATCATGGAGGAGCTGCGGGACAGCTCCCAGCTGATCGTGATCACCCACCAGAAGCTGACCATGGAGTGTGCCGACGCCCTGTACGGCGTGACCATGAAGGGCGACGGCATCTCCCAGGTGATCAGCCAGCGGCTGCGCGAAGAACACCGGGAACGGAAGGTTCCGATGCGGCAACGGGTGCAGGAGGTGCAGCCCGCCTAG
- a CDS encoding acylphosphatase: MSEHVRATVWVRGRVQQVGFRWWTRARALEIGLTGYASNLGDGRVQVVAEGSHADCERLLALLRGPDTPGRVTGVTEIWSATGAGYPGFEIR; the protein is encoded by the coding sequence ATGAGCGAGCACGTCCGAGCCACCGTCTGGGTGCGCGGCCGGGTCCAGCAGGTCGGCTTCCGCTGGTGGACCCGGGCCCGCGCACTGGAGATCGGCCTGACCGGCTACGCCTCCAACCTGGGTGACGGCCGGGTCCAGGTGGTGGCCGAGGGCAGCCACGCCGACTGCGAACGGCTGCTCGCCCTGCTCCGCGGCCCCGACACCCCGGGCCGGGTCACCGGGGTCACCGAGATCTGGAGCGCCACCGGCGCGGGGTACCCGGGATTCGAGATCCGCTGA